A section of the Microbacterium forte genome encodes:
- the nikE gene encoding nickel ABC transporter ATP-binding protein NikE, which translates to MTTPVLELQGLEITMPTPDGSRTLVHDCTLDVALGESVGLVGESGSGKTLSVRAIAGLLPETFTTAGTIRVEGQDLESLDERGRRELRALRIGMAFQTPRAHLNPLRTIGDFLTEALVTVAGFTPDAAERRAVELLDEVGVPSPTRRLRQRPAELSGGLLQRVMIASTLAMDPRLLLADEITTALDVTTQEEVMAVIGDLRRHRDLSLLFITHDLALAGAVCDRVVVMKQGRTIETLRGSSMRADATEDYTRILMSASLDAVPVTPPAAAASPSTASEPLLRVDGLKKSFRVRAAHGRGHDILTAVDDVSFGLAAGGSLGIVGESGSGKSTTARVICGLERADAGTVRVAGHDWSAPAASGAERRTRAKTAQMVFQDPYQSLDRRQTVRQCLTEAIRVHRRDDDRAALSARVSALMDSVHLDVALLDARPRSLSGGQRQRVAIARALAAEPRILVLDEAVSALDVTTQVEILSLLERIRLDTGVALLMITHDLTVIRRLCDEVVVMRDGRIEERGDTGTVLDNPQAEYTRLLLDSIPGDGWVPQRRIPVRTTPIPTIGLDRPMKRRRR; encoded by the coding sequence ATGACGACACCCGTCCTGGAACTGCAGGGCCTCGAGATCACGATGCCCACGCCCGACGGTTCCCGCACGCTCGTGCACGACTGCACGCTCGACGTCGCCCTCGGCGAATCGGTGGGACTGGTCGGCGAGTCCGGGTCGGGAAAGACGCTCAGCGTGCGGGCGATCGCCGGCCTGCTCCCAGAGACCTTCACCACGGCCGGCACCATTCGCGTCGAGGGCCAGGATCTCGAATCCCTCGACGAGCGAGGGCGCCGCGAGCTGCGAGCGCTGCGCATCGGCATGGCGTTCCAGACCCCTCGTGCCCACCTGAACCCCCTGCGGACGATCGGCGACTTCCTCACCGAGGCACTGGTCACGGTGGCCGGGTTCACTCCGGATGCCGCTGAGCGCCGAGCCGTCGAACTGCTCGACGAGGTGGGAGTGCCCTCTCCCACCCGCCGGCTGCGGCAGCGTCCCGCCGAGCTGTCGGGCGGGCTGCTGCAGCGGGTGATGATCGCGTCCACCCTGGCGATGGACCCCCGACTGCTGCTCGCCGATGAGATCACCACGGCGCTCGATGTGACGACCCAGGAAGAGGTCATGGCCGTGATCGGCGACCTGCGCCGCCACCGCGATCTGTCGCTGCTCTTCATCACGCACGACCTCGCTCTGGCCGGAGCGGTGTGCGACCGTGTGGTCGTCATGAAGCAGGGCCGTACGATCGAGACGCTCCGCGGGTCGAGCATGCGCGCGGATGCCACCGAGGACTACACGCGCATCCTGATGTCGGCATCGCTCGACGCCGTTCCGGTGACTCCGCCCGCAGCCGCGGCCTCCCCCTCCACCGCATCCGAGCCGCTGCTGCGTGTCGACGGGCTGAAGAAATCCTTCCGGGTGCGCGCCGCGCACGGTCGAGGCCACGACATCCTCACCGCGGTCGACGACGTGTCGTTCGGCCTCGCGGCCGGTGGGTCGCTGGGCATCGTCGGCGAGTCCGGATCGGGCAAGTCGACCACCGCCCGCGTGATCTGCGGCCTCGAGCGCGCCGACGCCGGCACCGTCCGCGTCGCCGGGCACGACTGGAGCGCACCAGCAGCATCGGGTGCCGAACGACGCACCCGCGCGAAGACCGCGCAGATGGTGTTCCAGGATCCGTACCAGTCGCTCGATCGACGCCAGACCGTGCGGCAGTGCCTCACCGAGGCGATTCGCGTGCACCGCCGCGACGACGACCGCGCGGCGCTCTCCGCCCGGGTGTCGGCGCTGATGGATTCGGTGCACCTCGACGTGGCCCTGCTCGACGCACGACCCCGATCGCTCTCGGGCGGCCAGCGCCAGCGTGTCGCGATCGCGAGGGCCCTCGCCGCCGAACCGCGCATCCTGGTGCTCGATGAGGCCGTGTCGGCGCTCGATGTCACCACGCAGGTCGAGATCCTGTCGCTCCTCGAGCGCATCCGTCTCGACACCGGCGTCGCCCTGCTGATGATCACCCATGACCTCACCGTCATCCGCCGTCTGTGCGACGAGGTGGTCGTGATGCGCGACGGTCGCATTGAGGAACGCGGCGATACCGGGACCGTGCTCGACAACCCCCAGGCTGAATACACCCGTCTGCTGCTCGACTCGATCCCGGGCGACGGCTGGGTACCGCAGCGGCGCATACCGGTGCGCACCACCCCGATCCCCACGATCGGGCTCGACCGACCGATGAAGAGGAGACGGCGATGA
- a CDS encoding CocE/NonD family hydrolase yields MTSFIRIPAAPESDLARPARVRMRDGVLLAADIYLPTDDGDAAGDTILIRLPYDKSGSYTYIPLIAEYLMAHGYRVVAQDVRGKFRSEGEALLFVNEVRDGEDTLDWIVQQPWSNGRVAMWGDSYYGYTQWAAAASGHPALKAIAPRVTGTGLGEPVHRAPGERTSNVEWTITYLYPVSHFHGNDTYMWEPDWTRRDFAAQVEEFLADAGERSISYDQWYPRPVHLPRFPLGSPFAARSVPALHTIGWWDNCSPLSWSDVADITKNPAWAAHHHLRIESIDHEGYELLSDPADRVAERTDEQIRALLPRTLDPTLEFFEVYVRGNGSPADIPAVRWNLAGTEEERTDAAWPPAGIRSVALQATAEGGLAQDAAAQPTELTWTHDPDDLVPSSAEDAFSFLLELPDEAPIGARDDVLVFTSAPVAADVDLAGPVTATATVRSDGPVMDLFVRLLDLAPDGTALRIARGQRQVADATEPAALDLDLGQVGYRLRAGHSLRVHVSSSDYPEFVPQTGTGADPWAWGPTATNLQHLTIGGSDGLTIHLPVLDGELS; encoded by the coding sequence ATGACCAGCTTCATCCGCATTCCCGCGGCTCCCGAGAGCGATCTGGCACGCCCCGCCCGCGTCCGGATGCGTGACGGAGTGCTGCTCGCGGCCGACATCTATCTCCCCACTGACGACGGCGATGCGGCCGGCGACACCATCCTCATCCGCCTGCCCTACGACAAGAGCGGCAGCTACACCTACATCCCGCTGATCGCCGAATACCTGATGGCGCACGGGTACCGCGTGGTCGCGCAGGACGTGCGGGGCAAGTTCCGCTCCGAGGGCGAGGCGCTGCTCTTCGTCAACGAGGTGCGAGACGGTGAGGACACCCTCGACTGGATCGTGCAGCAGCCCTGGTCGAACGGCCGCGTGGCGATGTGGGGAGACAGCTACTACGGCTACACGCAGTGGGCGGCAGCCGCCAGCGGCCACCCCGCCCTCAAGGCGATCGCACCCCGCGTCACCGGCACCGGCCTGGGCGAGCCCGTGCATCGCGCACCCGGCGAGCGCACCTCGAACGTCGAATGGACGATCACCTACCTGTATCCGGTCAGCCACTTCCACGGCAACGACACCTACATGTGGGAGCCCGATTGGACGCGACGCGACTTCGCAGCTCAGGTCGAGGAGTTCCTCGCCGACGCGGGCGAGCGATCGATCTCGTACGACCAGTGGTACCCGCGCCCAGTGCACCTGCCCCGCTTCCCCCTCGGATCCCCCTTCGCCGCGCGCTCGGTTCCCGCGCTGCACACGATCGGCTGGTGGGACAACTGCTCGCCCCTGTCGTGGTCCGACGTCGCGGACATCACGAAGAACCCGGCGTGGGCCGCACACCACCACCTGCGCATCGAGTCGATCGATCACGAGGGCTACGAACTGCTGAGCGACCCCGCAGACCGCGTCGCAGAACGCACCGACGAGCAGATTCGCGCCCTGCTCCCCCGCACCCTCGACCCGACGCTCGAGTTCTTCGAGGTGTACGTGCGTGGCAACGGCTCCCCCGCCGACATCCCCGCCGTGCGTTGGAACCTCGCGGGCACCGAAGAAGAGCGGACGGATGCGGCGTGGCCGCCCGCCGGCATCCGCTCCGTCGCGCTGCAGGCGACCGCCGAGGGAGGACTGGCACAGGATGCCGCGGCGCAGCCGACCGAGCTGACGTGGACCCACGACCCCGATGACCTCGTGCCGTCGAGCGCCGAGGATGCGTTCTCGTTCCTGCTCGAACTCCCCGACGAGGCGCCGATCGGCGCACGCGACGACGTGCTCGTCTTCACCTCCGCTCCGGTCGCGGCCGATGTCGACCTCGCGGGCCCCGTGACCGCCACCGCGACCGTCCGCTCCGACGGCCCCGTGATGGATCTGTTCGTCCGGCTGCTCGATCTCGCACCCGACGGCACCGCACTGCGCATCGCCCGCGGGCAGCGTCAGGTCGCCGATGCCACAGAACCTGCGGCCCTCGACCTCGACCTGGGCCAGGTCGGCTACCGGCTGCGCGCCGGACACAGCCTTCGGGTGCACGTGTCGAGCAGCGACTACCCCGAGTTCGTGCCGCAGACCGGCACGGGCGCCGACCCCTGGGCCTGGGGGCCGACGGCGACCAACCTGCAGCACCTCACGATCGGTGGATCCGACGGCCTCACGATCCACCTTCCCGTCCTGGATGGAGAACTGTCATGA
- a CDS encoding ABC transporter permease, whose protein sequence is MLGKLGGLALTLFLASVIIFSALLLTPGDPVTALAGGARPTPELIAAIRAEYRLDDPVWLQYLHWLGGVVTGDFGRSFVYKTDVAELVGARFAVTFQLVLLTTALIAVFGLGSGILAAIGSRRTDMVVSVTTSLGMALPTFIVAILLIWIFATSLGWFPTFGAGEEGLDRLWHLVLPAVSLALMFIAYISRVTRSALVAQLHSEHVETARVRGIPWGRVFRRHVFHNAAPQILAISGTTIAGLFAASAIAEQAFGLGGVGSLLTEAAARKDLPVVQVVSLLLVALFVVLNAIADLLAAAIDPDSAGTRRNA, encoded by the coding sequence GTGCTCGGCAAGCTGGGCGGACTCGCGCTCACGCTCTTCCTCGCCAGCGTCATCATCTTCTCGGCGCTTCTGCTCACGCCGGGTGACCCGGTGACGGCGCTGGCGGGCGGGGCCCGTCCGACCCCGGAGCTCATCGCGGCGATCCGCGCAGAGTACCGGCTGGACGACCCGGTGTGGCTGCAGTACCTGCACTGGCTCGGGGGTGTCGTCACCGGCGACTTCGGTCGGTCGTTCGTCTACAAGACAGATGTCGCCGAGCTCGTGGGAGCACGGTTCGCCGTGACGTTCCAGCTGGTGCTGCTGACCACCGCGCTGATCGCGGTGTTCGGCCTCGGCTCCGGGATCCTCGCCGCGATCGGCAGTCGTCGCACCGACATGGTGGTCTCGGTCACCACGTCGCTCGGCATGGCCCTGCCGACGTTCATCGTCGCAATCCTGCTGATCTGGATCTTCGCGACCTCGCTCGGCTGGTTCCCGACGTTCGGGGCGGGTGAGGAGGGGCTCGACCGGCTCTGGCACCTGGTGCTCCCTGCGGTGTCACTCGCGCTGATGTTCATCGCGTACATCAGTCGAGTGACCCGCAGCGCCCTGGTCGCCCAGCTGCACTCCGAGCACGTCGAGACGGCCCGCGTCCGCGGCATCCCGTGGGGGCGTGTCTTCCGCCGGCACGTCTTCCACAACGCGGCTCCGCAGATCCTCGCGATCTCGGGCACGACGATCGCCGGTCTCTTCGCCGCCTCGGCGATCGCCGAACAGGCGTTCGGACTCGGCGGCGTCGGGTCGCTGCTCACCGAAGCCGCCGCCCGCAAGGATCTGCCGGTCGTGCAGGTCGTCTCCCTGCTGCTCGTCGCCCTGTTCGTCGTGCTCAACGCGATCGCCGACCTGCTGGCCGCCGCAATCGACCCCGACTCCGCAGGAACCAGGAGGAACGCATGA
- a CDS encoding flavin-dependent oxidoreductase → MKIIIVGAGIGGLAAAISLHEAGLHDVSVYERSATIRGLGVGINLLPHALRELTELGIADTIADLGVEPHTLAYYNRFGQPIWHEPRGLDAGYRWPQLSVHRGRLQLALRDLAEARLAEPIRLDHRLIGVTTHDDGTETATFETSSGTVEATADVIIGADGIHSALRALRYPTEGAPPWGGLTLWRGVTRIPAFLDGRTMIMAGDADQKFVAYPLAPVDADGRMLVNFIAERRVEGTGDADWNRAIDPAPIAELFRDWNFDWLDVPTAIATADEILEYPMVDRDALPQWTFGRTTLLGDAAHAMYPNGSNGGSQAILDARTLAFHLATAGDIDEALAGYEAARRPAMTALLASTRATGPERVMQLAAERAPEGFDDIDDVIPFAEREQIATGYKTAAGFLPSVLNERASLTPVA, encoded by the coding sequence ATGAAGATCATCATCGTCGGCGCAGGGATCGGCGGACTCGCCGCAGCGATCAGCCTGCATGAAGCCGGACTGCACGACGTCAGCGTCTACGAGCGGAGCGCCACGATCCGCGGGCTCGGAGTGGGCATCAACCTGCTGCCGCACGCCCTGCGCGAGCTGACCGAGCTCGGCATCGCCGACACCATCGCCGACTTGGGCGTCGAGCCCCACACGCTGGCCTACTACAACCGGTTCGGGCAGCCGATCTGGCATGAGCCGCGCGGCCTCGACGCCGGGTACCGTTGGCCGCAGCTCTCGGTGCACCGCGGCCGTCTGCAGCTCGCTCTGCGCGACCTCGCCGAGGCGCGTCTCGCCGAGCCCATCCGCCTCGATCACCGCCTCATCGGCGTCACCACCCACGACGACGGCACCGAGACGGCGACCTTCGAGACATCCTCCGGCACGGTCGAGGCGACCGCCGACGTGATCATCGGAGCCGACGGCATCCACTCCGCGCTGCGCGCGCTGCGGTACCCGACCGAGGGAGCGCCTCCCTGGGGAGGGCTGACGCTGTGGCGCGGAGTGACGCGCATCCCCGCGTTCCTCGACGGGCGCACCATGATCATGGCGGGCGACGCCGACCAGAAGTTCGTCGCCTACCCTCTCGCCCCGGTCGACGCGGACGGGCGGATGCTGGTCAACTTCATCGCCGAACGCCGCGTGGAGGGCACGGGCGACGCCGACTGGAACAGAGCAATCGATCCTGCCCCCATCGCCGAGCTCTTCCGCGACTGGAACTTCGACTGGCTCGACGTGCCGACGGCGATCGCCACGGCCGACGAGATCCTCGAATACCCCATGGTCGACCGCGACGCCCTGCCGCAGTGGACGTTCGGGCGCACGACACTGCTCGGCGACGCCGCGCACGCGATGTACCCGAACGGATCGAACGGCGGATCCCAGGCGATCCTCGACGCCCGCACCCTCGCCTTCCATCTCGCCACCGCCGGCGACATCGATGAGGCACTCGCGGGATACGAGGCCGCCCGTCGCCCCGCCATGACGGCTCTGCTCGCGAGCACGAGGGCGACCGGTCCCGAGCGCGTGATGCAGCTCGCGGCCGAGCGTGCACCCGAAGGGTTCGACGATATCGATGACGTCATCCCGTTCGCCGAACGCGAGCAGATCGCGACCGGGTACAAGACCGCCGCCGGCTTCCTGCCGTCGGTACTGAACGAGCGCGCGTCGCTCACCCCGGTCGCATGA
- a CDS encoding amidohydrolase, which translates to MTRTSPADVCIVDGRVFDGRIGTADTAVAIRGERIIAIGSDDEIRALAGPDTRMIDAVGGGILPGFVDAHIHAAFAGVERLSCDLTTAASVDETLSLIVAAANATDAEWITGGGWSHELFPHPTRQMLDAIVPDRPVALSDAGHHTLWVNSRALELAGVDRNTPAPPNGHIHHDEQGDPTGYLNETAAELVGRIVPPSTDAEIAAGLLNAQEFLWTLGITGWHEAILGEYNGKADCTAAYVATIADGSLRSRTSGALWVPPGTTAAQVPALVERFVALRAANAAAGFDTSTAKAMVDGVPHGETAALLEPYCSHAGSGELHIDAEALEALVVSLDAEGFAMHLHIMGDRGVRVALAAVEAARRANGTGQRHHFAHLSMVHPDDARRFGPLGITANIQGLWASVDPAVVPMIGDARMRAGYPFRAIADSGAAIAMGSDWPVSPADPWLAIHVAVNRTLPGPDGTPSEPLDATQRLTLTEALAAYTSRSAELVLGGGGMLRVGARADIAVSTVDPFAIPTEALISVGTAVTVVGGAVVHMRA; encoded by the coding sequence ATGACCCGCACTTCTCCCGCCGACGTGTGCATCGTCGACGGTCGCGTGTTCGACGGCCGGATCGGCACCGCCGACACGGCCGTCGCGATCCGCGGCGAGCGCATCATCGCGATCGGATCGGATGACGAGATCCGTGCCCTCGCGGGACCCGACACCCGCATGATCGACGCCGTAGGCGGCGGCATCCTGCCCGGGTTCGTCGACGCGCACATCCACGCGGCGTTCGCGGGTGTCGAGCGGCTCAGCTGCGACCTGACCACGGCTGCGAGCGTCGACGAGACGCTGTCGCTGATCGTGGCTGCGGCCAACGCGACGGATGCCGAGTGGATCACCGGCGGCGGCTGGAGCCACGAGCTGTTCCCCCACCCGACGAGGCAGATGCTCGACGCGATCGTGCCGGACCGCCCTGTGGCACTGAGCGACGCCGGACACCACACGCTGTGGGTCAACTCGCGCGCGCTGGAGCTCGCTGGGGTCGACCGGAACACTCCCGCTCCCCCGAACGGACACATCCACCACGACGAGCAGGGCGACCCCACCGGGTACCTCAACGAGACGGCGGCAGAGCTCGTCGGGCGGATCGTTCCGCCGAGCACGGATGCCGAGATCGCGGCCGGTCTTCTCAACGCGCAGGAATTCCTGTGGACCCTCGGCATCACCGGCTGGCACGAGGCGATTCTCGGCGAGTACAACGGCAAGGCCGATTGCACCGCGGCCTACGTCGCGACGATCGCCGACGGCAGTCTGCGCAGTCGCACGTCCGGCGCACTGTGGGTGCCCCCTGGCACGACGGCCGCACAGGTGCCGGCGCTGGTCGAGCGCTTCGTCGCGCTCCGAGCCGCGAACGCCGCAGCGGGCTTCGACACATCGACTGCGAAGGCGATGGTCGACGGCGTGCCCCACGGCGAGACCGCCGCCCTGCTCGAGCCCTACTGCAGCCACGCGGGCAGCGGAGAGCTGCACATCGATGCCGAGGCACTCGAGGCGCTCGTCGTCTCGCTCGACGCCGAGGGCTTCGCGATGCACCTGCACATCATGGGCGACCGCGGAGTGCGCGTCGCCCTGGCTGCGGTCGAGGCCGCCCGCCGCGCCAACGGCACCGGTCAGCGCCACCACTTCGCGCACCTGTCGATGGTGCACCCCGATGACGCCCGCCGCTTCGGCCCGCTCGGCATCACCGCCAACATCCAGGGCCTCTGGGCATCGGTCGACCCGGCCGTCGTGCCGATGATCGGCGACGCCCGCATGCGCGCCGGCTATCCGTTCCGCGCGATCGCCGACAGTGGAGCCGCGATCGCGATGGGGTCGGACTGGCCGGTGTCGCCCGCCGATCCGTGGCTCGCGATCCACGTGGCCGTCAACCGCACGCTCCCCGGCCCCGACGGCACGCCGAGCGAACCGCTCGACGCCACCCAGCGACTCACGCTCACCGAGGCCCTCGCCGCCTACACCAGCAGATCCGCCGAGCTCGTGCTGGGCGGAGGAGGGATGCTGCGCGTCGGCGCCCGCGCCGACATCGCGGTGTCGACCGTCGACCCGTTCGCGATCCCGACCGAGGCGCTCATCAGCGTGGGCACCGCTGTGACCGTCGTCGGCGGTGCCGTGGTCCACATGCGCGCCTGA
- a CDS encoding DUF3237 domain-containing protein — translation MTTPSPQPEPILEYAFEIRVDVDTDIHLGRGPHEVLAFTPITGGTVDGPLLQGSVIAGGGDWSVERDGTFQLEARYLLRASDGSAIDILNRGYYREEADGTSYFRTAPVFQTDAPAHSWLSRNQFIGLARDEDEQICIRVYVVR, via the coding sequence ATGACCACGCCTTCCCCTCAGCCCGAACCGATCCTCGAGTACGCCTTCGAGATCCGCGTCGACGTCGACACCGACATCCACCTCGGCCGCGGCCCGCACGAAGTGCTCGCCTTCACACCGATCACCGGCGGCACCGTCGACGGCCCGCTGCTGCAGGGCTCGGTCATCGCGGGCGGCGGCGACTGGTCGGTCGAGCGCGACGGCACCTTCCAGCTCGAAGCGCGCTACCTGCTGCGGGCATCGGACGGATCGGCGATCGACATCCTCAACCGCGGCTACTACCGCGAAGAGGCCGATGGCACGTCGTACTTCCGCACCGCCCCCGTGTTCCAGACCGACGCCCCGGCGCACAGCTGGTTGAGCCGGAATCAGTTCATCGGCCTCGCCCGAGACGAGGACGAGCAGATCTGCATCCGCGTCTACGTAGTCAGATGA
- a CDS encoding DUF3237 domain-containing protein, which translates to MTDTELMIPAFEYCFELQVDVTPPQRIGRGEGGELHFTAITGGRLSGPRAEGRVVPGGGDWWVDHGVTTQLDAHYLIEIDGHLVDVVNRGYWRANEAAIAQFQAGGRPSEQDLYYRTAFVFQTDAEPLRWLAESQFVGYARPGDDQVVIRVFRVV; encoded by the coding sequence ATGACCGACACCGAGCTGATGATCCCCGCGTTCGAGTACTGCTTCGAGCTGCAGGTCGATGTGACCCCGCCCCAGCGGATCGGCCGAGGCGAAGGCGGCGAGCTGCACTTCACCGCGATCACCGGCGGGCGACTCTCCGGACCCCGCGCCGAGGGGCGAGTGGTGCCCGGCGGCGGCGACTGGTGGGTCGATCACGGCGTGACGACCCAGCTCGACGCGCACTATCTGATCGAGATCGACGGGCACCTCGTCGATGTCGTGAACCGCGGCTACTGGCGGGCGAACGAGGCGGCCATCGCGCAGTTCCAGGCCGGTGGGCGGCCCTCCGAACAGGATCTGTACTACCGCACGGCGTTCGTCTTCCAGACGGATGCCGAGCCCCTGCGCTGGCTCGCCGAGTCGCAGTTCGTCGGCTACGCGCGCCCCGGAGACGACCAGGTCGTCATCCGTGTGTTCCGAGTGGTGTGA
- a CDS encoding ABC transporter substrate-binding protein, giving the protein MTRTTRRRFTVAAALATATVLAATACAPRTGTNDSSPEEIDASSLVTSLPAATTAVDEVTWAVVEGEPQTLDPSSSANIIIPNLCDSLLTVEPGFTLEAGIAEKAEWIDPVTFEITVRDGVSFWDGTPVTAADVAYSLERNRTPASQWYAAFALISSIETSSDGTVIVHFTAPDTTFRDALGGGGGAVMSKAFGDTVGADLGTSGGGLMCAGPYQLDDWKPGTEISVTANPDYWNGAPLTERIRFVFVTDGATLTSALTAGEIDGAFNVPPGSRQSFEAEDGEGRLISGPSTASYSFGPTSADSAAADPRVRQALSLAIDRSTYIDTVLQGLGQVQKTIVPPFVWSGMEAKDTYQDAYDALPSPEVDLDAAKDLIAESGIDTSTPLVLAVPAGAKEFSQTASIIQSAAKDIGLTVTIDERQPADFGALFYTPELRDGIDFVATTGYLEVPGVLGYPQLFMLPAEFGGIFNWSGYANDEVTADLQAARTATDATTAAEAFVSAQEIFAPDQLQVTLAGAYQLTYLSDDLTGITTSVAIYSSPWALRLGGE; this is encoded by the coding sequence ATGACCCGCACCACCCGACGCCGGTTCACCGTCGCCGCCGCCCTGGCGACAGCGACCGTTCTCGCCGCCACCGCCTGCGCCCCGCGCACCGGGACGAACGATTCGTCGCCCGAGGAGATCGACGCCTCTTCTCTCGTCACCTCGCTGCCGGCGGCCACCACCGCCGTCGACGAGGTCACCTGGGCTGTCGTGGAAGGCGAACCGCAGACGCTCGACCCCTCGTCATCCGCCAACATCATCATCCCGAACCTCTGCGACAGCCTGCTCACGGTCGAGCCCGGCTTCACTCTCGAAGCGGGCATCGCCGAGAAGGCCGAGTGGATTGATCCGGTGACCTTCGAGATCACGGTCAGAGACGGCGTCTCCTTCTGGGACGGCACCCCCGTCACCGCTGCGGATGTCGCCTACAGCCTCGAGCGCAACCGCACCCCCGCGTCGCAGTGGTACGCGGCGTTCGCTCTGATCTCGAGCATCGAGACCTCGAGCGACGGCACCGTCATCGTGCACTTCACCGCACCCGACACGACGTTCCGCGACGCCCTCGGCGGCGGGGGCGGCGCCGTGATGAGCAAGGCCTTCGGCGACACCGTCGGCGCGGACCTCGGCACCTCCGGCGGCGGCCTGATGTGTGCGGGCCCGTACCAGCTCGACGACTGGAAGCCCGGAACCGAGATCTCCGTCACCGCCAACCCCGACTACTGGAACGGCGCACCGCTCACCGAGCGCATCCGCTTCGTCTTCGTCACCGACGGCGCCACCCTCACCTCCGCGCTCACCGCCGGCGAGATCGACGGCGCCTTCAACGTGCCGCCGGGGTCGCGCCAGAGTTTTGAAGCAGAAGACGGCGAGGGCCGCCTGATCTCCGGGCCCTCCACGGCCTCGTACAGCTTCGGTCCGACCTCGGCCGACAGCGCGGCGGCCGACCCGCGCGTGCGCCAGGCGCTGAGCCTCGCCATCGATCGCAGCACCTACATCGACACCGTTCTGCAGGGCCTCGGCCAGGTGCAGAAGACGATCGTCCCGCCGTTCGTCTGGAGCGGCATGGAGGCGAAGGACACCTACCAGGACGCCTACGACGCGCTGCCCTCCCCCGAGGTCGATCTCGATGCGGCCAAAGACCTGATCGCCGAATCCGGCATCGACACCTCCACGCCCCTGGTGCTCGCCGTTCCTGCCGGTGCCAAGGAGTTCTCGCAGACGGCATCGATCATCCAGAGCGCGGCGAAGGACATCGGCCTCACCGTCACGATCGACGAGCGTCAGCCGGCCGACTTCGGAGCACTCTTCTACACTCCCGAGCTGCGCGACGGCATCGACTTCGTCGCCACGACCGGCTACCTCGAGGTGCCCGGCGTGCTCGGCTACCCGCAGCTGTTCATGCTGCCGGCAGAGTTCGGCGGCATCTTCAACTGGTCGGGCTACGCGAACGACGAGGTGACGGCCGACCTCCAGGCGGCGCGCACCGCGACGGATGCGACCACCGCGGCCGAGGCGTTCGTGAGCGCGCAGGAGATCTTCGCCCCGGACCAGCTGCAGGTGACGCTCGCCGGCGCCTACCAGCTCACCTACCTGTCCGACGACCTCACCGGCATCACCACCTCCGTCGCCATCTACAGCTCCCCCTGGGCGCTGCGCCTCGGCGGCGAGTGA
- a CDS encoding ABC transporter permease yields MSVGQLAAGRIPAATRRLARRDPLVVVAVVVLAAVAVIAIAGRWLAPYSPDQLYAGPINDPASLDHLFGTDDLGRDILSRVLVGASASVTAPVIVVVLSTTFGMTLAITAAWFGGIIRGTTARVIDVIFAIPGLVLAVLAVAMFGKGLVAPVAALSIAYIPVVARLVQTAASRELGRPYIAALRVQGVSSAAICFRHLIPALIPVVAAQATIGFGYAMLDLAAISFLGLGEQPPAADWGSMIAGGQAAILAGAPEQSLFPALLIVMTVLAVGIIGARATTWAEEKER; encoded by the coding sequence ATGAGCGTCGGTCAGCTCGCCGCGGGGCGCATCCCCGCCGCCACTCGTCGGCTCGCCCGCCGAGATCCCCTCGTGGTCGTGGCCGTCGTCGTGCTCGCCGCCGTCGCCGTGATCGCGATCGCCGGCCGGTGGCTCGCCCCCTACTCGCCCGATCAGCTGTATGCCGGTCCGATCAATGACCCCGCCTCACTCGACCACCTCTTCGGCACCGATGACCTCGGTCGCGACATCCTGTCGCGTGTGCTGGTCGGCGCCTCCGCCAGCGTCACGGCGCCGGTGATCGTCGTCGTCCTCTCCACGACATTCGGCATGACCCTGGCGATCACCGCGGCCTGGTTCGGAGGAATCATCCGCGGCACGACAGCCCGCGTGATCGACGTGATCTTCGCGATCCCCGGGCTGGTGCTCGCCGTGCTCGCGGTCGCGATGTTCGGCAAGGGGCTGGTCGCCCCCGTCGCAGCCCTGTCGATCGCGTACATCCCGGTCGTCGCGAGACTGGTCCAGACAGCGGCGTCCCGCGAGCTGGGTCGGCCGTACATCGCGGCATTGCGAGTGCAGGGCGTCTCGAGCGCCGCGATCTGCTTCCGCCATCTGATCCCGGCCCTCATACCGGTCGTCGCGGCTCAGGCGACCATCGGATTCGGCTACGCGATGCTCGATCTCGCGGCGATCTCGTTCCTCGGCCTAGGCGAGCAGCCGCCCGCCGCCGACTGGGGCTCGATGATCGCCGGCGGCCAGGCCGCGATCCTCGCCGGCGCGCCCGAGCAGTCGCTCTTCCCCGCTCTGCTCATCGTCATGACGGTGCTCGCCGTCGGCATCATCGGCGCCCGCGCCACCACCTGGGCAGAGGAGAAGGAACGATGA